TTCAGAAATAACCTAAAATTTACAGAACATTAACGTAATAGAAGTGTTTCTTATCTTGCCAGCAACGTGATAGTGACGGTTTTCCTTCTCCACGGCTGTTATCAATTCTCAGGGCCCGATGTTCATTTTAAGAAACCAATGATCTGATTTGTCATACACTGTCAAAGTTTTTTGGGGCCACTTTTCGTCATTTACTTTTTATCAGGAAATCTATTTATGCGATCGAAGAACGTACACAAAAAAAGAGGCTTTACGCTGATCGAGTTGCTGGTGGTGATTGCCATCATTGCGATTCTGATTGCATTATTACTGCCGGCCGTGCAACAAGCGAGAGAAGCTGCCCGACGCAGTACGTGTAAAAACAGCCTGAAGCAGATGGGGATTGCCTTGCATAACTATCACGATACGCACCGCACGTTTCCCCCGGGAGCTGTCTTCTATGGAACTACTTCTGCCCCCGCAGATGGCCGTCATGTAAACTGGGGAACAACCTGGGTTGTACAAATTCTGCCGTTCATGGATCAGGCGCCGTTGTATAACAATTACAACATGTCGTTACCCGCTCAAAGTGCAAATTCCAATACGGCGGATAGTGTTCTGCAGACCAAAATCCCGATGCTACGCTGTCCTTCTCAGCCTGGTGTGGATCGATTTTTATTAACACAGCCCGCTGGTGGTAATTTTTCAAAAATCACCTATGCTGGTTCTGTCGGTTCAGGTTCGACACTGGATATTGCTGACTTCAACGACAACTCTCGTCGTGGGATCTTCAGCGCGATCGCTCAGAACGGTGCGAAAATTCGCGATATCACCGACGGGACGACCAACGTGATTATGGCCAGTGAAATCGTGACTGGTACCAATACCGGCGATGACAAGGGGGCCTGGGGCTGGTGCACCGGAGCATTGTTTAGTGGAACGAACGAAAATGGTGTGTTGACACCCAATACCAGTCAGGTAACAGACCGGACTCCCTATGCGTCCAATAACACTTCAGACAAGAACTATAATCGACGTAATAATCCGGATGATGTCAATGCAGGATCAGGTCAGGCAGCGCGCAGTTTCCACGTAGGTGGTGTGCATGCATTGCTGGGTGATGGCGCAGTCCGATTCATCTCGGAAAACGTTGATCAGACCACCTATCTGAATCTGCTCGCGATTGGTGACGGAAACACCATTGGTGAATACTAAGCCGGATCTGATCTTCGATCGTCAATGAGAGTTTGCAGCTCCAATCATTTCTATTGGAGCTGCTTTTTTTACTTCAATCCAAAAGGCATAGAGAGATGACTGGTCACTTAATGTTTGGGAAGAAACTGCTTTGCTGTTTTACTTTGGTCTTGCTGATGACCGTTTTGACTGCCTGCGGAGGACCTGCTGCAGCTCCGCAGGCTGAACATACGCGAAACGAGGTCGCGCAAAAATCAGTCGAAGAATTTGTGGCATCTGCGAAGAAAAATCCCAAGAATGCAGCCCAGAATCTCTCCGTGTTGATGGAGTCACTCGAAGCGTATGCCAGCGAGTATGAGGGGCCTTATATTCAATTAAGAGACACCGCCAAAGAACTCCAGTCACTCTATCAGAGTTCGGCTGCGAAGGACAAAATTGAAGCGCAACTGGATGCACTCAAGCAGCAGGCGGAATCTTTATAATCGAGAGACTATGCCGAATTAATATAGAAAAGTGATCGCATGAAACATCTCATGCGATCACTTTTTTTGTCTCTGTATCTTCAGCTTCAATCTTCAACTGTGAGAGATTGAATCGTGCCGTTCGTGTTGAGATTTTTACCGAACGAGAGTATGGCTGTGATACGCAGGTCAGGATAACCAGCAATCGTTACCGTGGGCGGAGTTAAGTATCCGGCACCTGGATTGAGAATCCTGATTTCAGTTACTTTGCCGTCTTTGATGATCGCCGTCGCGCTGGCAGGAGTGTGTTTCCAGAGATTCCCTCTCCCAGGCTGGTAGCGGTAATAATTCGAGACCTCATCCAGCCGTTCGTTGGTGATGCCGTGTTTACCCAATGCATCCAGCAGTACTTTTTTATTCGCACGGGCTCTGGCTTCGGTCGGATGCCCGTTCCGTGCCGGTTTCACATTGCTGAAGGCATCTCGAAAAACTTGTGCTTCGACACCCAATGCTGCAGCGATGAGGGCGACTGGTCGCCCGTGATCGCGGGGATCGGTTTCGTATCCGCCGTTGAACAGCACGGTGCCAGCAGGGGCATCTTGGGAAACGGGAGTTCGCTCGGGACCTTCGAATCGATCTTCACCAGGATATGGTGCGGGACGTGGCGGGCGACCGCGTTCCGGACGGCGGTGATGGTCGTCTCCTGGTCTCCGCCCCTGTTCGTGTCCTCGTTCATGATCTGGTCGATGACCATGTCCGCGGTCGTGTTCTGGTCTGTGTCCTCGTTCGTGCTGTGGACCATGTCCTCGTTCGTCTTCCGGGCGAGGGGGGCGTGGCAGTTCCTCACGCGTCAATTTTCCGTCTTTGTCCCAATCCAGTTTTTTCAGAACGGCTTCCGACTGTTCGAGTTCCTGCGCGGAAATCTCGCCATCCTGATCGGTATCAAATAATCTCAGGATCGGATCGGGAGGCGGTGGACCCGGACGACCGCAATTCCGGTCACTACGCGACTTTTGAGACGAAATACCGGTGGTGACTAAACCAGCGATAGCAACGAACGCAATAAAAAACTTCATCAGGATGACTCTCCTATTGGGGAGAATAGGGACATGATTCATCACTGTTCCACCAATGCCGTTTGCCGCTATTGGTTGGAATAATGACCCGCTGCTGAAACTAACGGGGGCCGGGGGAGATCACTACCGGTTTTTTAAAGATAATTTCAGAGAATCTAGAATTGGAAGCCGATTGGAAAGGAATCAATTACTCGCTGCCCTCCAGTGCGAACCAGGCCTGCATCTGGTAAGAGCAGTTGCACTGCGATGATCCATCGGGGACGAGCACCAGACCGCCGGCGGGGATGGCGTTGATGTAACAGCCCAGCCGGATGCCGCCGAAGTTTTCGACACCTGCCTTGCGGGTCAGGTCGACATAGCCGAGTGTTGCCGAGCGGAAGACCATCATGTGTTTGCTGGCGGAGATCTGGCCACAGCCGTAGGAACGGTCAAATTTAAAATCGAGGGGCGTCCCCGTCTTCAAATTCCAGGCGCCTCCTTGGGCATAGATTTTGTCGCCGTTGATCACGGGGTGCGACTGATACTCGGCTTTGATATCCCAGATCCGTTTGCCCGTTTTCGCATCGATGGCAGCCATGCGACCACCGACTTCAGAAGGGAGTCTGAAGAATTTGTGCCGGATGCCCTGATAGAACATCAGCAGGATCTCGTGATCTTCGGAAACCGCAAGCTGAGTACCGAAGACGTCCTGATTTTCTTCCCAGAGATCTTTTCCCGTTTTGGCCTGGAAGGCTTTCAACTTCCCTTTGCGCTGTGAGTCTTCCGGGAGGGGAGGATTGGGACGGCCGTTCCGTCGGGCTTCTTTGATGTGATCGGCTTTGGCGATTTCGCGGTCGACCAGATAGACGCTGTTTTTGCCGATCGTAATTGCGTTGTTGCGAATCGAATACTCGGGGTGATAGGTCCAGAGTACATTACCTGTGTTGGCGTCAATGGCGAAAAAGAGTACCGATTCATTCCGCAGCTTGAGGCCTTTATATCGCGGGCTGGTGTAATGCGCGTCGTTGCTGACGGTGCCATAAATCACACCCTGATGATAACCGAGGTAGCCCCAGTTCTGGTTTGGATCGTCGCGGCTGACCGGCGTTGAAATCTTTCGCACCAGCTTGCCGGTTTTCAATTCGATCTGATGGCAGAATGCATCTTTGCAGACGAAGGCATAATCGCCACCTAGACAGAAGTTGCTGCCGACTTCTGCGGTACTGACATCATGATGAATGCCATTCATGTCGATGAGATTATTCTTGAGTTGGTATTTCCAGAGTGTATGCCCGTTATAGGCGTCAAGTCCGCACAAACCATGCAGGCCGCCGACGACCATCACGCCCCGGTTCACCAGCGGCGCGGGACCCTGGCCGTGACGATTGGGAATCTGAAAGTCCATGTCACGATACCAGTACATCTTGAGCGGCCCTTTGACGATTTCGTCATCCGAATTAACCGTGTTGGTCGAATTGGAATACTGGTGTGTCCAGCTGCCGGCCCCTTGCAGGTCGGCCTTGGTTTCCACCTCTAATTTTTCAACAGGTCCCCAGCAGAGTTGACCGCCGTACGGTCGCTGAATTCGGCGAGCTTCCTGTAACAGAGCCGGGCTGACTTTTCGCTCCAGCGACGTCGAGCAGATCACCAGATTTGCAAAGTTTTTCGAATAGGGCAGGTGCTCCGGATCCGCAACATGCACGGCGACACGTGAACCGTACACGCCAGCATCAGCTAACATTTCGCGTGCTTCATTGGCTTTGGCTTTATCTGGCATGACCACATAAATCTGAAACTCGGTCTGCCGGGCCAGTGCGAGTGCCAGGTTCGCATTCTCGGCTCCAAGGTCGACGCAGATCCCTGTTTTGACATCAGTCTTATTAGTGATGGCTTTTGCCGCCTGTTGATAAGTCGGATTGACTTTGACCGGTTTTTCTGGAGCGTTTTTACTTGCTTCCGGCGGTTTCGCATTCGCAAAGCAGCAGATCACGCCCTGGTCGGTGCTGGCGACGAGACTTTCCTCGGCGGCCGCCAGTCCGCGAACGGTGCCTTCAATTTCGTGTGACCACCAGGTGTTGGCCTGGGCTTTATAATCAACGCCGGTGACTTTGTTGTGAGAACCGCAATACGCGTCGTTGCCGGCGATGATCACATCGGTAATGTTGTAATCCAGCGGGATCAGGCGTTTCTCTTTGAGCTGCCGGACCGATATCGGCGTGCCTTTGCGGTCGCGGGTTTTCTGGTCGGACCATTCACTGTAAACCAGTGATGGACCGCTGCCGCGCAGAATGCCCCGGGGTGTCGCAGCCATCGGTCCGGTTCCCGGTTGCTGTGAGAGATCGCCCGTTTTCTGGTCGAACAGGCAACCGGCGTTACAGAAAAAGCGATCGGTGAGCATCACGTCAGAACCGCCGCGCTGCTGATTTTTCTGCAGGTGATAGTATTGAAACTTCCCGGTCGCGCGTTCGAAGGCAGCGGGAACCGCGCGTCCCGTCGGCATGAAGATCTGGTTTTCGTTGGCAGCCAGGTATCCTTGTGACGAGACGCCGCTTTTCGCACTCGCGCCGCCATGCGGCTGATTCATGAGTAACTGCCCCGAGTCCTGATTGCTCCAGACCACGTCTCCGGTTTCCGCATTGAGGGCATAAAGATAAACGCCATCAGAAGGCCAGACGCCAGCGGCGAAATAAACCTGATCGCCGACTACCACTGGGCCGCCTCTACCCGGCCAATGTGAGATGAGCCGATCGTTGCCCATGATAAATTTCCGTTTTGGTCCGCCTTGTTTTTTCCAGAGCAGGGAACCGTCTTCGATCGATAATGCGTACAGATTGCCGTCATCGCTGGCGACAAATACGCGGTCCTTCCAGGCAGCGGGGGCAAAACGGATCGGGCCTTCGGTGAAAAACTTCCACTTGAGGGCGCCCGTTTTCAGATCGAGGGCATAGAGTTGATCGTCGGTCGAATTGCCGAATAGCACCGTCTGATTCACAATGATCGGCTGAAAGACTTCGTCGAATTTGATACGCGTGTGTGTGGGCCAGGCAGGCGTTGGTTTTTGTTTGGTTCGAAACGTCCACTGCAGCTCCATCCGCGTGGGCAGGGGATCTTCGGTGAAGCCGGTTCGGGCCGCATCGCCCCGATATTGTGGCCAGTCGGCCTGGGTTGTGCAGGGCAGGAAACTAAGAGCAAGCAGGAAGAGAAAAGCCGGCAGGTTTTTCATGGAAGCCTCGGAGCGTCTGGTTCTGGTAGGGCGGGTTGATTGGAGTGTTTTGATTTAGTTATGGTAAACCATCGGGCGGGTCTTGTCACCGATAACCGCGAAAAATCGACTCAATCAACGTAGAACTTGAACCAGCGAATCAGGCTCACGTTCTGTTCGTAACACCAGAACGTCACGAACAGACTACCATCAGACAGACGGGTGATGTGCGGCGCACCAAATTTGAGAGCAGCGAAGTTTGCGGACATGTTCTCGCCGGTTTTTGTTGTTCCGTCCAGCGACTGATGTCCCCAGAGAGGCCATTGGTCGAGATTACTCCATTCTCCCTGTGCGTTGAGTTGAGAATGGCAGGCCCAGAGCCCGGGTTGATCCAGCCGCCGATAGACAGAAAGCAGACTACCGTCGTCCATCAGGTAGGGCGTTAACGTCTGGCCTGCTAATTGCGTGGAAGCGGGAGCCGACCACGAAGCCCCACCATCATCACTGAAGGCATAATGATTGGGGCGATCTATCTTTGCCGCTTCATCATAACACCAGGCAACCGCCAGCAAACGGCCGTTGGGTAATTCAATCACCTTCGATTCCCAGAAGATCAACTGTTTTTCGACGCTATGCATGATATCGAGGTATTCCGGCCAGCTTGTTCCTTGATCATTCGAAACGAGGGCCACCATCCGATTACCGTTTGGTAAATTTCCATCCCAGTCACGCCAGGTCGAGGTCGGCCAGAGCCAGCGTCCATCATTGAGTACGGTGATCGGGCTGCACATTTCAAACTCGGGGCCGACGAGCGGGGGCATCACTGTTTCCGGTTTGCTCCAGGTCGTTCCCTGATCGCGGGAACGCATCAACAGCAGTTCCGCAGGCACCAGTCCCAGCGTCTGCGGATTACTCAGGCCTTCATCGGGATGTTCGCTGCGGTCGTAGCGAATCAGATTCGCGATGAGCTCGCCGTCCGGGGTTGTGGCAACGCGTCCGAACGTGGACGTCACGCGGTCCGTTGTCGGTGGGTTGAGTTGCCCCTGATGGTCCCACGTTTGCCCCTGATCGTGAGACCGCGACCAGTGCATCTGCAGGTTGGTCGCCTCAAAGGCTTCGCCCAGCATATACGTGCTGACCAGCGTTCCATCGGATAAAACGGCGACGGAAGGAAAGTAAGCATGCACGCTCTTCACATGGGGCTTCTCGTTGCGAAACAGGATGCCGGTTTCCAGTTGGTTGAGTGGCATGCGCTTTCCTTGCTGGTGCGAATCGTTTTGTTTTTAGTGTTTCAGCTTAAGATCGGCCATATAAATCGCGGTGATCGGTTTTCCATTCTCGTCTTTTTCGTGGCTGGAATAATAGGAAACGCGCGCACGATCGGGACCGAGGATCAGAATTCCAGGATAGGAATTATCGCCGCCGCTGGGAAGCGACGCGAATTCGTGCAACTGATCGTCTTTAAACCAGTAGAGTGACGTGACGTATTTGCCGTTCTTACGCTGACGACCGCCGACGAGGTAGCGGTCACCCCATTTGGCGAGCAGCGGACCGCCGATATAGCGGTCCAGTTGCTTCCGTTCCCAGTGATCGAAAGGAGGCCGCGAACGCATGACCCAGGCGGGGTTGGAGCCGCTGCGGCCGATCGCCAGCAGGTCACCGTTTTTTTCGAACAGAAATGCGGTTTCGTCTCCCTGTTTTTCGTTGAACAGACTGGCGGTTTTCCAGACGAGGCCGTCATCGCTTTCCAGAATCGCCGTTTCAATGAGTTCGCGATCCTTGTTGTCTTCCGTAAAATTTCGAATGCGGCGACCACAGAGATAAGCTTTGTCACCATAGGCGGCAGCCCGCCAGATATAATGACCGTAGGTCCCTTCCAGCATGATTGGTTTTGACCATTTCGAACCATCGGCCGACCAGACGGCATATCCCAGATGTTGATTGATCGTTCTCGTTTTGGGAGGCGCGTCGCCGCAGTACCAGGTGCCGGTGTAGACGAACAGTTTGTCTTTGAAAATCAGAAAATGCGGATCGCGGACATCCCGCTTGGGAACCGAAAATTCATCGACCTGCTTCCAGTGTTCCGCGTCATCACTCTGCATGATCAGAATCCGCGAAGACGGAAACAGCATATGCCCGCCCGGGCAGGTGCGGAAGGTGAGATAATATTTCCCTTTGAATTCAATCATATCTGTGAATGCATTGTGTTCGCCGTTATCGAAAACTTTGCGGACGTTGGTGACTTCGACCTCGGGCAGGTCGTTATTTTCTCCTGCAAACGTTGAAGTCGAGAGCAGGCCACTGATGAGCAGTGTGAATACAAAAATAAGTGAGGGGGCGCGTTTGAGCATGTTGTTGAACCTCGAACAGGGGAAGAATTCAGTTGGTTTCCGGCGGTGAGATTAAAAGGTATTTTAAGTGCGACCGCATTACCGAGCGGGCACGTTCGACGTCGCGATCCTGAATCGCGCTGACCAGCTCAAAGTG
This window of the Gimesia fumaroli genome carries:
- a CDS encoding outer membrane protein assembly factor BamB family protein; translation: MKNLPAFLFLLALSFLPCTTQADWPQYRGDAARTGFTEDPLPTRMELQWTFRTKQKPTPAWPTHTRIKFDEVFQPIIVNQTVLFGNSTDDQLYALDLKTGALKWKFFTEGPIRFAPAAWKDRVFVASDDGNLYALSIEDGSLLWKKQGGPKRKFIMGNDRLISHWPGRGGPVVVGDQVYFAAGVWPSDGVYLYALNAETGDVVWSNQDSGQLLMNQPHGGASAKSGVSSQGYLAANENQIFMPTGRAVPAAFERATGKFQYYHLQKNQQRGGSDVMLTDRFFCNAGCLFDQKTGDLSQQPGTGPMAATPRGILRGSGPSLVYSEWSDQKTRDRKGTPISVRQLKEKRLIPLDYNITDVIIAGNDAYCGSHNKVTGVDYKAQANTWWSHEIEGTVRGLAAAEESLVASTDQGVICCFANAKPPEASKNAPEKPVKVNPTYQQAAKAITNKTDVKTGICVDLGAENANLALALARQTEFQIYVVMPDKAKANEAREMLADAGVYGSRVAVHVADPEHLPYSKNFANLVICSTSLERKVSPALLQEARRIQRPYGGQLCWGPVEKLEVETKADLQGAGSWTHQYSNSTNTVNSDDEIVKGPLKMYWYRDMDFQIPNRHGQGPAPLVNRGVMVVGGLHGLCGLDAYNGHTLWKYQLKNNLIDMNGIHHDVSTAEVGSNFCLGGDYAFVCKDAFCHQIELKTGKLVRKISTPVSRDDPNQNWGYLGYHQGVIYGTVSNDAHYTSPRYKGLKLRNESVLFFAIDANTGNVLWTYHPEYSIRNNAITIGKNSVYLVDREIAKADHIKEARRNGRPNPPLPEDSQRKGKLKAFQAKTGKDLWEENQDVFGTQLAVSEDHEILLMFYQGIRHKFFRLPSEVGGRMAAIDAKTGKRIWDIKAEYQSHPVINGDKIYAQGGAWNLKTGTPLDFKFDRSYGCGQISASKHMMVFRSATLGYVDLTRKAGVENFGGIRLGCYINAIPAGGLVLVPDGSSQCNCSYQMQAWFALEGSE
- a CDS encoding sialidase family protein translates to MPLNQLETGILFRNEKPHVKSVHAYFPSVAVLSDGTLVSTYMLGEAFEATNLQMHWSRSHDQGQTWDHQGQLNPPTTDRVTSTFGRVATTPDGELIANLIRYDRSEHPDEGLSNPQTLGLVPAELLLMRSRDQGTTWSKPETVMPPLVGPEFEMCSPITVLNDGRWLWPTSTWRDWDGNLPNGNRMVALVSNDQGTSWPEYLDIMHSVEKQLIFWESKVIELPNGRLLAVAWCYDEAAKIDRPNHYAFSDDGGASWSAPASTQLAGQTLTPYLMDDGSLLSVYRRLDQPGLWACHSQLNAQGEWSNLDQWPLWGHQSLDGTTKTGENMSANFAALKFGAPHITRLSDGSLFVTFWCYEQNVSLIRWFKFYVD
- a CDS encoding EF-hand domain-containing protein; this encodes MKFFIAFVAIAGLVTTGISSQKSRSDRNCGRPGPPPPDPILRLFDTDQDGEISAQELEQSEAVLKKLDWDKDGKLTREELPRPPRPEDERGHGPQHERGHRPEHDRGHGHRPDHERGHEQGRRPGDDHHRRPERGRPPRPAPYPGEDRFEGPERTPVSQDAPAGTVLFNGGYETDPRDHGRPVALIAAALGVEAQVFRDAFSNVKPARNGHPTEARARANKKVLLDALGKHGITNERLDEVSNYYRYQPGRGNLWKHTPASATAIIKDGKVTEIRILNPGAGYLTPPTVTIAGYPDLRITAILSFGKNLNTNGTIQSLTVED
- a CDS encoding DUF1559 family PulG-like putative transporter, which codes for MRSKNVHKKRGFTLIELLVVIAIIAILIALLLPAVQQAREAARRSTCKNSLKQMGIALHNYHDTHRTFPPGAVFYGTTSAPADGRHVNWGTTWVVQILPFMDQAPLYNNYNMSLPAQSANSNTADSVLQTKIPMLRCPSQPGVDRFLLTQPAGGNFSKITYAGSVGSGSTLDIADFNDNSRRGIFSAIAQNGAKIRDITDGTTNVIMASEIVTGTNTGDDKGAWGWCTGALFSGTNENGVLTPNTSQVTDRTPYASNNTSDKNYNRRNNPDDVNAGSGQAARSFHVGGVHALLGDGAVRFISENVDQTTYLNLLAIGDGNTIGEY